From the Alloalcanivorax dieselolei B5 genome, one window contains:
- a CDS encoding RHS repeat-associated core domain-containing protein yields the protein MNRLPNFPLGGNREFLVYRRYLSAMVYTIVLCLFALFGARSAHADPLAQTREILFECPPEEGGCEQGLIAQKAEALESVAAMYEYVRNTHEYALYHGSRSNTINTFMGQRGSDVDIASVLIAMYRSQNIPARYAKATVSAPAEDVANWIGVKNIELAAAIMDDQGIQNVNLADVDGTPTIEFEHAWVQVSVPFSDYRGAFPPRVDCSATPGRCQWIDVDPSWKLREFHNQNIEVYGVVDFDYDRYYHAIDNDDADYRDKGPLEIYEEQILTWLHANHPGKTLEDVADPGVIVPANDGLLPASLPYNITGAVTTYDSVSEHDDQNDPDWAKYLVIRYELGNFSFTGNISPPFILDSTSDPIALADLSTKRITLSYFEGSETAGGPFEHHQMTVRLDGQVIHTPILIAWQNDSDDFLGRRFNVTFELDGAPSTTGGDDHVIEATYQNLIFGGYYLIGTGGDTSNWSQVHRAAEKLLEANEHFPIINNSSGVPYVDKNGNGVINTGEPRLLDDPIAQDELTGGLLNVAMNQYFTRFVENTQKLDALNHVYSPMEGFVGIVSSTHEVDYLGSTAFSIMPGGLLIDMKGVRFNGTWLNDKPSSFANDHFELVGHEGSSLEHEIWQELTGFDAISTVRGIQMALASEASVDLMHIADASESAMTAMYSKFNYRRQVAAPWSYSLRDIYGTRPFFFLHNTNTGQEKVEVFKEVPQSSDNYRAAFLTYWNDFWGPNIISMVNCAENIDDLIAENGSGAPLNAGSLCGYSFSQGTTLGQLKNQFEAYYKNFFGVGEEGKYDFLDNNKGFSTANHVTLDSRESLLHEAAVVFRIRNALLFGGTIGENPARWEYTIPSRKTDTGHNLFSVYVEKIYDESDGSLASLGFNISNDTFLAGGGWVDGSINLSLADTGGPPAQPEFNNEIFTDKHPASVTNNDLIRTPSTVDPVSTVTGNMYHDETDFQIKGRGMSYVFTRTYNSNRKGMAYNRNSMGYGWTHSYNMHLSSNDYGKCPNCSVEDAPENENGIASSISYIDERGGEHTFILNSDSSSERRIVDGPLGEFTSLELHTPEGGQYTLTFANGVKYVFERVDWDLLERDITDARLISIEDPYRNKLTMHYDRNGRLQEITDNWNIDRQRNSGLWFSYNESGRLSSVTDWSGAPRRHYEYDEAGNLIKAIDPEGNATEYTYHRDGHLLNEIIKPQGRDGTRETVAFSYYDNNKAFSYVNALGETEVLDYDLYRQRTRVTDPRGFVREHFYDKNNGALIKLKEPNGAVLQFENTEDGLRYKKRDAMGGLTQYSYQMDRSISSDPSDTDGLITREVDPLGNTIDYSYGLYGQVTAVTDKRGNRMTRTYYQTTDEAGDAVKGKLYEIRATVNGVENVLLERYTYYASGEAFGQIKQHIEFIDPSVPSRQRITHYTYKSDGINVQSKVVSGATSGGDITTTYTYDVLGRVLTETLHRRRSATDSSLMEVTTRYAYDDLDRVTKVTTPDGNIHENVYDDNGKVVEKKLHHTGSILSSECPYMSGHTVCTYAKNKYDAAGRLIKVTDVLGYSTSYTYDEMGNRLSETDPNGNTVRHEYDSMGRRTARIDANGHRFTFKYNLGGRLILATDPNGHSVRNTYDAMGRLIQVETEAGRVSQTTYDANGNITHVKDANAMADTGHPRNNEGATIYREYDELNRLVLERNALNGDTRYTYDLLGNVTSITDAEGQVTSFVYDDLGRLLETQDPVVEPGEDKTDRVLLYDEAGNPLLTEDRSGRRQRNSYDKMNRLVGADYLQDGSSYDWGYYGFGKPHIAGIDEEEEQKYYYQYTARYERKKMFDDRGGDIKDWIYSYDPAGNLATKTKPKGDVTTYQYDSMNRLVGMSNPEYLTASYHYDGAGRLIDRLLSNGAETHYQYDNDDRLVQLQSLSADGSAVEDLHYLYDHVGNIVQISDTASGRTVIYDYDALYRLVRVDSTNDAEDRAYSYDAVGNRRTEVRNGVTYHYCFDVDDCNEGPSGNRLMNIRVGSMNGPIYRQFKYDDSGRVTEKLDANGVPLYTVTYDGKGRASEINGKLFEYDHAGYRIRNGERLHYLEDEHLDSTYDLDGVLKNSYLHGVVVDELLNGFSYYSEDQNDRTNYTFHNDHLNSVSALTGHNGAVEERTTFDAFGMPLSQSMPGTENTLLYTGREYDRNSGLYYYRARYYDPEIGRFISEDPARFEGGINFYAYVGNNPINYNDPMGLVKWNDAFSSGLGMITSGAGVFVGGATAVGGGVMLGLPEPTLITKAAGVGAISFGTTTVAKSSFDFGLNFRNFVSAVRDQEAGVPSSGFELGAQVLFPGSQDAQLAAVSGNLMFDLASGRVPVGRIPDVVSAGSALARTKFANITEVADYSSANRAIGQLPVSIGSYGASDVSLGLSILQGSALAQTTLNNYGSVKDALFGGAGGGFVLYPGKPNTNLMQSAYDK from the coding sequence GTACTTGAGCGCGATGGTGTACACCATTGTGCTGTGCCTGTTCGCGTTGTTTGGCGCACGGAGCGCGCATGCCGACCCACTGGCGCAAACTCGGGAGATTCTGTTCGAGTGCCCTCCGGAAGAGGGGGGCTGCGAGCAGGGACTGATCGCCCAGAAGGCCGAAGCCTTGGAAAGTGTGGCCGCGATGTATGAATACGTTCGCAACACTCACGAGTACGCGCTGTATCACGGATCCCGTTCAAACACGATCAATACATTCATGGGCCAGCGGGGCAGCGATGTGGACATCGCATCCGTATTGATTGCCATGTACCGGTCGCAGAATATTCCGGCCCGTTACGCCAAAGCGACAGTGAGTGCGCCTGCCGAAGATGTGGCCAACTGGATCGGTGTGAAGAACATCGAACTGGCGGCGGCGATCATGGATGACCAGGGTATTCAAAATGTGAATCTGGCTGATGTGGACGGTACCCCGACCATCGAGTTCGAACATGCCTGGGTTCAGGTGAGTGTGCCATTCTCTGATTACCGTGGTGCCTTTCCGCCCAGAGTGGACTGCTCCGCCACACCAGGTCGTTGTCAGTGGATCGATGTCGATCCATCTTGGAAGCTAAGAGAATTTCACAACCAGAATATCGAGGTATACGGTGTCGTCGATTTTGACTACGACCGATACTACCACGCCATCGATAATGATGACGCAGATTACAGAGACAAAGGGCCTCTGGAGATCTATGAGGAGCAAATACTGACGTGGCTACATGCCAATCATCCAGGTAAGACGCTGGAGGATGTAGCTGACCCAGGGGTGATTGTACCCGCGAATGACGGCCTTCTTCCGGCCTCCCTTCCGTATAACATTACTGGCGCGGTGACGACTTATGACAGCGTCTCCGAGCATGATGATCAGAACGATCCCGACTGGGCCAAATACCTGGTTATCCGATATGAATTAGGTAACTTCTCTTTCACAGGTAATATCTCTCCTCCTTTTATTTTGGATTCCACTTCTGATCCGATAGCGCTGGCGGATCTGTCAACAAAGCGCATTACGCTAAGTTACTTCGAGGGGAGCGAAACGGCTGGGGGCCCCTTTGAGCATCATCAGATGACGGTGCGTTTGGACGGTCAGGTCATTCATACGCCAATTCTCATTGCCTGGCAGAACGATAGCGATGATTTTCTAGGTCGCCGATTCAATGTCACGTTCGAACTGGATGGGGCGCCGTCGACAACTGGAGGTGATGATCACGTCATTGAGGCGACCTATCAAAATCTGATCTTTGGAGGTTACTACCTTATCGGCACCGGGGGCGATACCTCGAACTGGTCTCAGGTACACCGGGCGGCGGAAAAGCTGCTGGAAGCAAATGAGCACTTTCCCATCATCAACAACAGCAGTGGTGTGCCTTATGTCGACAAAAACGGAAACGGCGTTATCAATACCGGAGAACCCCGTCTTTTGGATGACCCTATAGCTCAGGACGAGCTGACGGGTGGACTTCTTAACGTGGCTATGAACCAATACTTCACCCGATTTGTTGAGAACACTCAAAAGCTGGATGCTTTGAATCATGTGTACTCACCGATGGAAGGGTTCGTCGGTATCGTCAGTTCAACGCACGAGGTGGATTATCTGGGGTCAACGGCGTTTTCAATCATGCCCGGTGGCCTGCTAATCGATATGAAAGGGGTTCGGTTCAACGGCACTTGGCTGAACGACAAGCCGTCTTCATTTGCCAATGATCATTTTGAGCTTGTTGGACACGAAGGGTCCTCTCTTGAGCATGAGATATGGCAAGAGCTAACAGGGTTTGATGCTATATCAACGGTGCGTGGCATCCAAATGGCTCTGGCCAGTGAGGCCAGCGTGGACTTGATGCACATTGCCGATGCCTCTGAAAGTGCAATGACGGCTATGTATTCGAAGTTTAACTATCGCAGGCAGGTCGCAGCACCGTGGTCATACTCTTTACGCGATATATATGGAACCAGACCATTCTTCTTCTTGCACAATACGAACACCGGACAGGAGAAGGTGGAGGTATTTAAAGAGGTGCCACAGTCCTCAGATAATTACAGGGCAGCGTTTCTCACGTACTGGAACGATTTCTGGGGTCCAAACATTATATCTATGGTTAACTGCGCGGAAAACATAGATGACCTTATTGCGGAGAATGGCTCTGGCGCGCCGCTTAATGCGGGCAGCTTGTGCGGTTATTCCTTTTCCCAAGGTACCACACTTGGTCAACTCAAGAATCAATTCGAAGCCTACTACAAGAATTTTTTTGGTGTCGGAGAGGAGGGGAAATACGATTTCCTTGATAACAATAAAGGCTTTAGTACTGCCAATCATGTGACTCTTGACAGCAGAGAGTCTCTTCTTCACGAGGCTGCTGTAGTGTTCAGAATCAGGAATGCGTTGCTATTTGGTGGAACTATTGGGGAAAATCCCGCGAGATGGGAGTACACGATCCCTTCTCGTAAAACCGATACGGGGCACAATCTTTTTAGTGTCTATGTTGAAAAAATCTATGATGAATCGGATGGCAGTCTTGCAAGTCTGGGGTTTAATATTAGCAATGACACTTTTTTGGCCGGTGGTGGTTGGGTCGACGGCAGTATCAATCTGTCTTTGGCCGATACTGGAGGGCCTCCTGCTCAGCCAGAATTCAATAACGAAATTTTTACGGACAAACATCCCGCATCGGTTACCAATAATGATTTGATTCGCACCCCCTCCACGGTGGATCCGGTTTCTACGGTGACAGGCAATATGTATCATGATGAAACGGATTTTCAAATTAAAGGGCGCGGGATGTCATATGTGTTTACCCGAACCTATAATTCAAATAGAAAGGGTATGGCGTACAACCGTAATTCGATGGGTTACGGATGGACGCACTCTTATAATATGCACCTAAGCTCCAATGATTACGGAAAATGCCCAAATTGCTCTGTAGAGGATGCTCCAGAGAATGAAAATGGGATTGCTTCCTCTATAAGTTATATCGATGAACGAGGAGGGGAGCACACCTTTATTCTCAACTCCGATAGCAGTAGTGAGCGCCGTATTGTGGATGGCCCGCTTGGTGAGTTCACGAGTTTGGAACTGCATACGCCTGAAGGTGGCCAGTATACGCTCACTTTTGCGAATGGGGTGAAGTATGTTTTTGAAAGGGTAGACTGGGACTTGCTGGAGCGGGACATAACGGATGCGAGGCTGATATCTATAGAGGACCCCTATAGAAATAAACTCACTATGCATTATGATAGGAATGGAAGGCTTCAAGAAATCACCGATAATTGGAATATCGATCGGCAGCGTAATTCTGGGCTTTGGTTCTCTTATAATGAAAGCGGCAGGCTTTCATCGGTGACGGACTGGTCCGGGGCTCCTCGCAGGCATTACGAGTATGACGAGGCTGGCAATCTTATAAAAGCCATTGATCCGGAAGGGAATGCGACGGAATACACCTATCACCGGGATGGACATCTACTGAATGAAATCATTAAACCCCAAGGTAGAGACGGCACTCGCGAAACCGTCGCTTTTTCCTACTACGACAATAATAAGGCATTCAGTTATGTGAACGCGTTGGGTGAGACAGAGGTTCTGGATTACGATCTTTATCGTCAGAGGACCCGGGTTACAGACCCGAGGGGATTTGTCAGAGAGCATTTTTACGATAAGAATAATGGGGCGCTAATCAAACTTAAGGAACCCAATGGCGCCGTTCTCCAATTTGAGAATACCGAAGATGGGCTGCGTTATAAGAAGCGTGATGCTATGGGTGGTCTAACCCAATACTCTTACCAAATGGATAGAAGCATAAGCTCGGACCCATCCGATACTGATGGGCTGATTACACGAGAAGTTGATCCATTGGGAAACACCATCGATTATAGCTATGGGTTGTACGGGCAAGTCACCGCCGTGACCGATAAGCGTGGGAACCGTATGACGAGAACCTATTACCAAACTACGGATGAGGCGGGTGATGCGGTAAAAGGTAAGTTGTATGAAATTCGAGCGACGGTCAATGGGGTAGAAAATGTCCTTCTGGAACGTTACACCTATTACGCCAGTGGTGAGGCGTTTGGCCAAATCAAGCAGCATATTGAGTTTATCGACCCTTCTGTCCCCAGTCGGCAGAGGATAACGCACTACACCTACAAAAGTGACGGCATCAATGTTCAAAGCAAGGTCGTCAGTGGTGCAACGAGTGGCGGAGACATTACCACTACTTATACCTACGATGTCCTTGGCAGGGTGTTGACAGAAACGCTACATCGACGCAGGTCGGCTACAGACTCTAGCTTGATGGAAGTTACCACTCGTTACGCTTATGACGATTTGGATCGCGTTACGAAAGTTACAACACCTGATGGGAACATTCATGAAAATGTTTACGATGATAATGGAAAGGTCGTAGAAAAAAAGTTACATCACACTGGGAGTATTCTTTCTTCGGAATGCCCTTATATGTCTGGTCATACAGTTTGTACCTATGCGAAAAACAAATACGATGCGGCAGGAAGGTTAATTAAAGTAACGGACGTTTTAGGGTACAGTACCTCGTATACTTATGATGAAATGGGCAACCGGCTCAGCGAAACCGACCCAAATGGAAATACGGTTAGGCACGAGTACGACAGTATGGGACGTCGCACGGCTCGGATCGATGCCAATGGACACCGTTTTACTTTTAAATACAACCTTGGTGGTCGGTTGATCTTGGCCACCGATCCCAACGGTCATAGTGTCCGTAATACTTATGATGCGATGGGGCGCCTTATACAGGTTGAAACTGAGGCAGGCCGGGTTAGTCAGACAACCTATGACGCTAACGGTAACATCACACACGTCAAAGATGCGAACGCGATGGCTGACACGGGGCATCCTCGGAACAATGAAGGCGCAACGATTTATCGTGAGTATGATGAGCTGAATCGTTTGGTACTAGAGCGAAATGCCTTGAATGGGGACACTCGGTATACGTATGACTTGTTGGGGAACGTAACCAGTATCACGGATGCGGAAGGCCAAGTGACCTCCTTTGTTTACGACGATCTCGGACGTTTACTTGAAACTCAAGATCCCGTTGTTGAACCAGGGGAGGACAAGACGGACAGAGTTTTGTTGTACGATGAAGCTGGCAATCCCCTTTTGACTGAAGATCGCTCTGGGCGCCGACAACGCAACAGTTATGATAAAATGAATCGACTTGTAGGTGCTGATTACCTACAAGATGGCTCTTCTTATGATTGGGGTTACTACGGTTTCGGGAAGCCACATATAGCCGGCATCGATGAAGAGGAAGAGCAGAAGTATTATTACCAATACACTGCGCGGTATGAAAGGAAAAAAATGTTCGATGACCGTGGGGGGGATATAAAGGATTGGATTTACTCTTACGATCCAGCCGGAAATCTTGCTACGAAAACCAAGCCAAAAGGGGATGTAACAACGTACCAGTACGACAGCATGAACCGGCTAGTCGGAATGAGCAATCCAGAGTATCTCACGGCCAGTTATCACTATGACGGCGCTGGGCGTCTGATCGATCGGCTACTGTCCAATGGCGCTGAAACACACTATCAGTACGACAATGACGACCGGCTAGTTCAGCTTCAGAGCCTGTCTGCAGATGGTTCAGCGGTGGAAGATTTACACTATCTGTATGACCATGTTGGCAACATAGTTCAGATTAGTGATACCGCTAGTGGAAGAACGGTTATATATGATTACGACGCGCTATATAGGCTGGTCAGGGTAGACAGTACGAACGATGCCGAAGACCGCGCGTATAGTTACGATGCTGTGGGCAATCGGCGAACAGAGGTTCGGAACGGAGTTACCTACCACTACTGTTTTGATGTCGATGATTGTAACGAAGGCCCTTCTGGAAACCGCCTTATGAATATCCGGGTTGGAAGTATGAACGGGCCGATATATCGACAGTTTAAATATGATGATAGTGGTCGTGTCACAGAGAAGCTTGATGCCAATGGGGTGCCACTGTACACCGTGACCTATGACGGTAAAGGGCGAGCTTCGGAGATCAATGGAAAGTTGTTTGAGTACGATCACGCTGGCTATCGTATTCGTAATGGTGAGCGCCTTCATTACCTGGAAGACGAGCATTTGGACTCGACTTACGACTTGGACGGAGTCTTAAAAAATTCGTACCTGCATGGTGTGGTTGTGGATGAGCTGCTCAATGGTTTTAGTTATTACTCCGAAGATCAGAACGACAGGACCAACTATACCTTCCATAATGACCACCTCAACAGTGTCTCAGCGTTGACGGGACACAACGGAGCCGTGGAAGAGAGAACAACTTTCGATGCATTCGGGATGCCCCTAAGCCAGTCGATGCCAGGGACTGAAAACACACTGCTGTACACGGGGCGTGAATACGATAGAAACTCTGGTCTTTATTACTATCGAGCTCGCTATTATGACCCGGAGATCGGCCGTTTCATTAGTGAAGATCCTGCACGCTTCGAAGGTGGAATTAATTTCTACGCCTATGTTGGAAATAATCCGATCAATTACAATGATCCAATGGGCTTGGTGAAGTGGAATGATGCCTTTAGTTCGGGGCTTGGCATGATTACAAGTGGGGCCGGTGTATTCGTGGGTGGAGCGACTGCCGTTGGAGGTGGGGTTATGTTGGGGCTCCCAGAGCCGACGTTGATTACAAAGGCTGCGGGCGTTGGAGCGATTAGCTTTGGAACGACAACGGTTGCGAAGTCCTCATTTGATTTCGGTCTGAACTTCCGAAATTTTGTCAGCGCGGTTAGAGACCAAGAAGCTGGCGTCCCATCGAGTGGGTTTGAGCTGGGTGCGCAGGTTCTGTTTCCTGGTAGTCAAGATGCTCAGCTTGCAGCGGTGAGCGGTAATTTAATGTTTGACCTGGCTAGTGGGCGTGTCCCGGTTGGGCGCATTCCAGACGTGGTGTCGGCCGGAAGCGCTCTGGCAAGAACGAAATTCGCTAATATCACTGAGGTGGCTGATTATTCTTCGGCCAATAGAGCTATAGGACAGTTGCCAGTTAGTATCGGTTCATACGGGGCGTCGGATGTGTCTCTGGGACTGTCGATTCTTCAGGGATCGGCGTTAGCTCAGACTACCCTCAATAACTATGGATCAGTTAAAGACGCACTGTTTGGCGGGGCAGGGGGAGGGTTTGTACTTTACCCAGGAAAACCAAATACAAACTTGATGCAGTCCGCCTATGATAAATGA
- a CDS encoding helicase-related protein: MKTLTPSTPVSSVVSSDRDEAALTVGLSDFVEEFGDELLAALNQANPPVFDGQPRQEREQVLDGLSRTLFLAQARTVHAVTELLINRGEPAAIVNGEMGCGKTTVGIATAAVLHRTAGYRRTLVLSPPHLVYKWRREILETIPDARVWVLNGPDTLSKLLKLRETLGSPVEGPEFFVLGRVRMRMGFHWQPAFQRRRRQHGEEAVCPDCGRTLTDPDGEPIRPAVLDAEDTRRKCDGCGTPLWTLVRPKGLSATDRSAAVIKALKRIPTIGEVTARRLMKTFGEAFLASMLGDNLYEFINLMDANGQLVFSDRQAQRMERAMANMEFGFGEGGFQPSEFIKRQLPQNTFDLLIADEAHEYKNRGSAQGQAMGVLAAKARKVLLLTGTLMGGYADDLFFLLFRALPSRMIEDGYRPTQRGSLSSAAMAFMRDHGVLKDIYSESTSAAHKTAKGNKVTVRTTKAPGFGPNGVLRYVLPFTVFLKLRDIGGVLPPYDEAFRDVAMTEEQERVHQTLACQLTAELKRALSRRDTTLLGVVLNVLLAWPDTCFRAETVKHPQTREPLAFVPAQFSDTDVMPKEAELVEICREAKAEGRNTLVYTVYTGHRDTTARLKGILERDGFKVAVLRASVDAARREDWIADQLERGIDVLITNPELVKTGLDLLAFPTIVFMQSGYNVYSLQQAARRSWRIGQTQPVRVIYLGYARTSQMTCLGLMAKKITVAQSTSGDVPESGLDVLNQDSDSVEVALAKQLVTT; this comes from the coding sequence ATGAAGACACTTACCCCCTCCACTCCAGTTTCGTCCGTTGTCTCCAGCGACCGTGACGAGGCCGCCCTGACTGTGGGGCTGTCCGACTTCGTCGAGGAATTTGGCGACGAACTGCTGGCCGCCCTGAATCAGGCGAACCCGCCCGTCTTTGACGGGCAGCCCCGCCAGGAACGTGAACAGGTCCTAGATGGCCTCTCCCGGACGTTGTTTCTGGCCCAGGCCCGGACGGTACACGCCGTCACCGAGTTGCTGATCAACCGCGGTGAACCCGCCGCGATCGTCAACGGGGAAATGGGCTGCGGCAAGACCACCGTGGGCATTGCCACGGCGGCGGTGTTGCACCGGACCGCGGGCTACCGGCGCACGCTGGTGCTTTCCCCACCCCACCTGGTCTACAAGTGGCGACGGGAGATCCTGGAGACCATTCCCGACGCCCGCGTCTGGGTGCTCAATGGCCCGGACACGCTGTCCAAGCTGCTGAAACTGCGGGAGACATTGGGCTCTCCCGTCGAAGGGCCAGAGTTCTTCGTTCTGGGCCGCGTGCGGATGCGCATGGGGTTCCACTGGCAGCCGGCGTTTCAGCGCCGGCGGCGCCAACACGGCGAGGAAGCGGTCTGTCCGGACTGCGGCCGGACCCTCACCGACCCGGACGGCGAGCCGATCCGGCCCGCGGTCCTCGACGCCGAGGACACCCGCCGCAAATGCGACGGGTGCGGCACACCGCTTTGGACGTTGGTGCGCCCCAAGGGGCTGTCCGCGACAGACCGCTCCGCAGCGGTGATCAAAGCCCTGAAGCGGATCCCAACCATCGGGGAAGTGACCGCCCGACGGCTGATGAAAACGTTCGGCGAGGCCTTCCTGGCGTCCATGCTGGGGGACAACCTCTACGAGTTCATCAACCTGATGGACGCCAACGGCCAGTTGGTGTTCTCCGACCGGCAGGCTCAGCGCATGGAGCGCGCCATGGCCAATATGGAGTTCGGTTTCGGCGAAGGCGGCTTCCAGCCTTCTGAGTTCATCAAGAGACAATTACCTCAGAACACGTTCGACCTGCTCATCGCCGACGAGGCGCATGAGTACAAGAACCGAGGCTCCGCCCAGGGCCAGGCCATGGGCGTCTTGGCGGCGAAGGCCCGCAAGGTTCTTCTGCTCACCGGCACCCTCATGGGGGGCTACGCGGACGACCTGTTTTTCTTGCTGTTTCGGGCATTGCCTTCTCGGATGATCGAGGACGGCTACCGCCCGACACAGCGAGGCAGCTTGTCTTCCGCCGCCATGGCGTTCATGCGGGACCATGGGGTGCTCAAGGATATTTACTCCGAGAGCACCTCCGCGGCCCACAAGACCGCCAAGGGCAACAAGGTCACGGTTCGGACCACCAAGGCCCCCGGCTTTGGCCCAAATGGCGTACTGCGTTACGTACTGCCGTTCACGGTGTTCCTGAAGTTGAGGGACATCGGTGGCGTGCTGCCCCCGTATGACGAAGCGTTCCGTGACGTGGCGATGACCGAGGAACAGGAAAGGGTCCACCAGACTCTGGCCTGCCAACTCACCGCCGAGCTAAAGCGGGCTCTGTCGCGCCGCGACACGACCCTGCTGGGCGTGGTGCTGAACGTCCTGCTCGCTTGGCCAGACACCTGCTTTCGGGCAGAGACGGTCAAGCATCCTCAAACCCGGGAGCCACTGGCCTTCGTGCCGGCACAGTTCTCCGACACCGACGTCATGCCCAAAGAGGCGGAGCTCGTTGAGATCTGCCGGGAAGCCAAGGCGGAAGGCCGTAACACCCTGGTCTACACCGTCTACACCGGCCACCGTGACACGACGGCCCGCCTGAAGGGCATCCTGGAGCGGGACGGGTTCAAGGTGGCGGTACTGCGCGCCAGCGTGGACGCGGCCCGGCGGGAAGATTGGATCGCCGACCAGTTGGAACGGGGTATCGATGTGCTCATCACCAACCCCGAACTGGTGAAAACCGGCCTGGATCTGCTGGCCTTTCCCACGATCGTGTTCATGCAATCCGGGTATAATGTGTACTCGCTGCAACAGGCCGCCCGCCGCTCCTGGCGGATTGGCCAAACGCAGCCGGTGCGGGTCATTTACCTGGGCTACGCCCGAACATCACAGATGACCTGCTTGGGGCTCATGGCGAAGAAAATCACCGTGGCCCAGAGCACCTCGGGTGACGTGCCGGAATCCGGACTCGACGTTCTGAACCAGGACAGCGATTCGGTGGAAGTGGCCTTGGCCAAACAGCTTGTCACAACGTGA
- a CDS encoding DUF6094 domain-containing protein codes for MALMFPRLARNFARNGYFPTDEPTLERTLSALRPADGPMAILDPCAGEGVALAEAAHALGRDAVTAYAVEYDGERAQHARTLVDQCVHSDLMDMMITRQSFGLLWLNPPYGDLAKNADGVTDYAGKGRARLEKLFYQRALTLLQYDGILVFIVPAYVLDRELVGWLTRHFTDLTVHQAVETQFKQVVILGRRVRQRDTVPAEAKAARDHLLRIGQGEAAADTLPPTGSHRHYTVPCTRVLPEHFYRVTLEPQQLAEEVHRLRGLWPTADACFGATHRPARPPACALSQWHLALALAAGAISGVITAPSGKVLALKGDTHKEKTQTSEFAEREDGSIAETRILTDRFVPVIRAWDMTPGSATQGQILTIR; via the coding sequence ATGGCTTTGATGTTCCCGCGCCTGGCGCGCAACTTCGCTCGCAATGGGTACTTCCCCACGGACGAGCCCACACTGGAGCGGACCTTGTCCGCTCTGCGCCCCGCCGACGGTCCCATGGCGATACTCGACCCCTGTGCCGGCGAAGGCGTCGCCCTCGCCGAGGCGGCACACGCCCTGGGCCGCGACGCTGTCACGGCCTACGCCGTGGAGTACGACGGCGAGCGCGCTCAACACGCCCGGACCTTGGTGGATCAGTGTGTTCACAGCGACCTGATGGACATGATGATCACACGCCAATCCTTCGGGCTGCTCTGGCTCAATCCGCCCTATGGTGATTTGGCCAAGAACGCCGACGGGGTGACCGACTACGCCGGCAAAGGCCGGGCACGGCTGGAAAAGCTGTTCTACCAGCGTGCCCTTACTTTACTGCAGTACGACGGCATTCTGGTGTTCATCGTCCCTGCCTACGTGCTCGACCGAGAGTTGGTGGGCTGGCTGACCCGCCATTTCACAGATTTGACGGTCCACCAGGCGGTGGAGACACAATTCAAACAGGTGGTGATCCTCGGGCGCCGAGTTCGGCAACGGGACACCGTGCCCGCCGAGGCCAAAGCGGCCCGCGATCATCTGTTGCGTATTGGCCAAGGAGAAGCGGCCGCGGACACGCTGCCGCCCACTGGGTCCCATCGTCACTACACCGTCCCCTGTACCCGGGTTCTGCCCGAGCACTTCTACCGTGTCACGCTCGAACCTCAGCAGCTGGCCGAAGAGGTGCATCGTCTGCGAGGGCTGTGGCCCACGGCGGACGCCTGCTTCGGCGCCACACACCGCCCGGCCCGGCCGCCGGCTTGCGCGCTCTCGCAGTGGCATCTGGCGTTGGCCTTGGCGGCCGGCGCCATTTCCGGGGTGATTACCGCCCCCAGTGGCAAAGTCCTCGCTCTGAAGGGGGACACCCACAAGGAAAAAACACAGACCTCGGAGTTCGCCGAACGTGAGGACGGCTCCATCGCGGAAACGCGCATTCTCACCGACCGATTTGTTCCGGTGATCCGGGCCTGGGACATGACGCCCGGCTCCGCGACGCAGGGGCAGATCCTGACCATTCGCTGA